One window from the genome of Strix uralensis isolate ZFMK-TIS-50842 chromosome 22, bStrUra1, whole genome shotgun sequence encodes:
- the LOC141953379 gene encoding feather keratin Cos1-2-like, with product MSCYDQCLPSRPCGPTPLANSCNEPCVRQCQSSTVAIQPSPVVVTLPGPILSSFPQNTVVGSSTSAAVGSILSCDGVPINSGGFDLSCITSHYCGRRCPPC from the coding sequence atgtcctgctacgacCAGTGCCTGCCATCCCGGCCCTGTGGCCCCACCCcactggccaacagctgcaatgagccctgtgtcaggcagtgccagagctccaccgttgccatccagccctcccccgtggtggtgaccctgcctggccccatcctcagctccttcccacagaacaccgttgtgggctcctccacctccgctgccgttggcagcatcctcagctgtgatggagtgcccatcaactctgggggctttgacctctcctgcattaccagccactactgtggcagaaggtgccccccctgctaa
- the LOC141953273 gene encoding uncharacterized protein LOC141953273, whose amino-acid sequence MRRGRGAGLAGLAAVLLVAAGRAQVQQEPSAETNEGTGVTINCSHPNIQSNDYICWFRQLPGRAPAFLAFTVKGSRELQAPPGRLSVAADRRSSALWLARPRRGDAAVYYCALGDTGRGAGAAAGHEPPRAGPASLHVRRSQLATGQLSNQHTQEVSTVEYLATAVSPYMAKAHSNKAETGNSLILVTVGSEQPPSLLMCFPLGTLSYLEICCATTIVP is encoded by the exons atgcggcggggccggggcgcagggctggcggggctggccgcggtgctcctgg tggctgcgggcagagcccaggtgcagcaggagccgtCGGCAGAGACCAACGAGGGCACCGGCGTCACCATcaactgctcccaccccaacATCCAGTCTAACGACTACATCTGCTGGTTCCGTCAGCTCCCGGGCCGAGCCCCCGCATTCCTCGCGTTCACTGTGAAAGGTTCCAGAGAGCtgcaggccccgccggggcggctgtcGGTGGCGGCAGACCGCCGGTCCAGCGCCCTGTggctcgcccggccccggcgcggggacgcggcggtgtATTACTGCGCGCTGGGAgacacggggagaggagccggggctgcggccgggcacgaaccgccgcgggcggggccgg CCTCCCTGCACGTTCGAcggagccaattagcaacgggGCAATTAAGCAACCAACACACCCAGGAAGTATCAACTGTAGAATACCTCGCTACTGCTGTCAGCCCTTACATGGCAAAGGCTCATTCCAACAAAGCAGAAAC TGGGAATAGCCTCATCCTTGTCACCGTGGGGAGTGAGCAGCCCCCGAGTCTGCTGATGTGTTTCCCCCTTGGCACGCTTTCCTACCTGGAGATCTGCTGTGCCACCACCATTGTCCCCTAG
- the LOC141953390 gene encoding feather keratin Cos1-2, which translates to MSCYDQCLPCRPCGPTPLANSCNEPCVRQCQSSTVAIQPSPVVVTLPGPILSSFPQNTVVGSSTSAAVGSILSCDGVPINSGGFDLSCITSRYCGRRCPPC; encoded by the coding sequence atgtcctgctatgaccagtgcctgccatgccggccctgtggcccaaccccgctggccaacagctgcaatgagccctgtgtcaggcagtgccagagctctaccgttgccatccagccctcccccgtggtggtgaccctgcctggccccatcctcagctccttcccacagaacaccgttgtgggctcctccacctctgctgctgttggcagcatcctcagctgtgacggagtgcccatcaactctgggggctttgacctctcctgcattaccagccgctactgtggcagaaggtgccccccctgctaa